A single region of the Xenopus laevis strain J_2021 chromosome 4L, Xenopus_laevis_v10.1, whole genome shotgun sequence genome encodes:
- the arhgap1.L gene encoding Rho GTPase activating protein 1 L homeolog (The RefSeq protein has 1 substitution compared to this genomic sequence), protein MASDPLSDLNDDLDKDETNQLDQLKLASLDDKNWPSDDVQDYPNNANYSKPSPDPVTHLRWDDPYYDIARHQIVEVAGDDKYGRKIVVFSACRLPACHEIDHVKLLQYLKHTLDQYVESDYTLVYLHHGLTSDNKPSLGWLRDAYREFDRKYKKNIKALYIVHPTMFIKTLLILFKPLISFKFGRKIFYANYLSDLEEHTKVEQLGIPKQVLKYDELIRSNMKTPVPSQKSTPPRPPLPNQQFGVSLLHLKEKHPENDMIPQVIRDTVSYLQENALSTEGIFRRSASTQIVREVQQKYNMGVQFSFQQYGDVHLPAVILKTFLRELPDPLLTFNLYSFVVDFSNQEQKIESTRKVLQTLPKENYEVLQFLTGFLVQVSSHSEENKMTTTNLAVVFGPNLLWAKDAAMTLKAINPINTFTKFLLDNWRELFGDPEL, encoded by the exons ATGGCGTCCGACCCCCTGTCCGACCTTAACGATGACTTGGATAAGGACGAAACCAACCAGCTGGACCAACTGAAACTGGCGTCTTTGGATGATAAAAACTGGCCCTCCGATGATGTGCAGGATTATCCGAATAACG CTAATTATTCGAAGCCTTCCCCTGACCCTGTGACCCACCTGCGCTGGGACGACCCCTACTATGATATCGCTCGGCATCAGATTGTAGAGGTCGCAG gcGATGACAAGTACGGGCGTAAAATTGTTGTGTTCAGCGCATGTCGCCTGCCGGCCTGTCACGAAATTGACCACGTCAAGCTCTTACA GTACCTGAAGCATACGCTGGACCAGTACGTGGAGAGCGATTACACTCTGGTTTACCTGCACCATGGCCTTACCAGTGACAACAAGCCGTCCTTGGGGTGGCTTCGAGATGCCTACCGGGAATTCGACCGCAA ATACAAGAAAAACATAAAGGCCCTTTACATTGTTCATCCAACGATGTTCATCAAGACCCTGCTGATTCTCTTCAAGCCCCTCATCAG CTTCAAGTTTGGTCGGAAGATTTTTTATGCCAATTACCTAAGTGACCTGGAGGAACACACGAAGGTGGAGCAGCTGGGGATCCCCAAACAAGTACTCAA GTATGATGAGCTCATCCGCTCTAACATGAAGACCCCAGTACCAAGTCAGAAATCCACCCCTCCTCGCCCACCACTTCCAAACCAGCAGTTTGGCGTGTCCTTGCTGCA CCTGAAAGAAAAGCACCCGGAGAATGACATGATACCACAAGTTATTCGGGACACAGTCTCTTACCTCCAGGAGAACG CTCTGAGCACTGAGGGAATATTCCGGAGGTCGGCCAGCACCCAGATAGTACGGGAGGTTCAGCAGAAGTATAACATGG GGGTCCAGTTCAGTTTCCAGCAATACGGAGATGTTCACCTGCCGGCCGTCATCCTGAAGACATTCCTGAGGGAGCTTCCTGACCCGCTGCTGACGTTCAACCTTTACAGCTTTGTTGTTGACTTCTCCA accaggagcagaagattgaatcTACTCGCAAAGTCCTGCAGACTTTGCCCAAGGAGAACTATGAAGTCCTTCAGTTCCTTACAGGTTTCCTTGTACAG GTCTCTTCTCACAGCGAAGAGAACAAGATGACGACCACTAACCTGGCTGTGGTGTTCGGCCCGAACCTCCTGTGGGCCAAAGATGCTGCCATGACTTTAAAAGCGATTAACCCCATCAACACCTTCACCAAATTCCTGCTAGACAACTGGAGAGAGCTGTTTGGGGATCCCGAGCCTTGA